Proteins from a genomic interval of Croceicoccus naphthovorans:
- a CDS encoding glycosyltransferase family 4 protein, whose protein sequence is MRIALFSGNYNYLREGANQALNRLVGWLEGTAGHQVRVYSPVTDTPAFEPAGTLVPVPSIALPVRSEFRLATGLPKAIRRNIAQFKPDIVHVSTPDILNTRAQTFAKQIGVPVVASQHTLFETYLDYYRIGWLRPLAEAHLDRFYRRSDHVVTPTETLAAQMRETRGDRRASVWSRGIDRALFDPARRSPDWRRAQGIADHEIAVLFFGRLVLEKGIADYVEAIRRLRAQGLPVRPLVVGEGPGRSAFGPLDDAVLTGHLEGEALARAVASADLFHHPSTTETFGNVVLEGLAAGLPIVAADAPGSRELLDHGAAGVLYAPRDLDAAVAALAGLAADRDSRKAMVKAARNRSGGFSWDAASASVEQVYRDLLGDTRP, encoded by the coding sequence TCGGGTCTATTCGCCTGTTACCGATACCCCCGCTTTCGAGCCTGCCGGAACGCTGGTGCCGGTCCCATCGATTGCCTTGCCGGTGCGGAGCGAGTTTCGGCTGGCGACGGGTTTGCCCAAAGCGATCCGGCGCAACATCGCGCAGTTCAAACCAGACATCGTGCACGTCTCCACGCCCGACATCCTGAACACCCGCGCGCAGACTTTCGCCAAGCAAATCGGCGTGCCCGTGGTCGCCAGTCAGCACACCCTGTTCGAGACCTATCTCGACTATTACCGCATAGGCTGGCTGCGCCCACTGGCCGAAGCGCATCTGGACCGGTTCTATCGCCGCAGCGACCATGTCGTTACGCCGACCGAAACACTGGCGGCGCAGATGCGCGAAACGCGGGGCGATCGGCGGGCCAGCGTCTGGAGCCGGGGTATTGACCGCGCTTTGTTCGATCCCGCGAGGCGTTCGCCGGATTGGCGGCGTGCACAGGGCATCGCTGATCACGAAATCGCGGTGCTGTTTTTCGGGCGGCTGGTGCTGGAAAAGGGCATCGCCGACTATGTCGAGGCGATCCGCCGTTTGCGGGCGCAAGGTCTGCCCGTCCGCCCGCTGGTGGTGGGTGAGGGGCCGGGGCGCAGCGCGTTCGGCCCGCTCGACGATGCGGTGCTGACTGGGCATCTGGAGGGCGAAGCATTGGCCCGCGCGGTGGCGAGCGCCGATCTCTTTCACCATCCCAGCACGACCGAGACGTTTGGCAACGTCGTGCTGGAAGGTTTGGCGGCGGGCTTGCCGATTGTCGCCGCCGATGCGCCGGGATCGCGCGAATTGCTCGATCACGGGGCGGCGGGGGTTCTCTACGCACCGCGCGATCTGGATGCGGCGGTCGCGGCGTTGGCTGGGCTTGCTGCCGACCGGGACAGTCGCAAAGCTATGGTTAAGGCCGCCCGCAACCGCAGCGGGGGCTTTTCCTGGGACGCCGCCTCCGCTTCGGTAGAGCAGGTCTATCGCGACCTGCTCGGCGATACCCGCCCATAA